In Coffea eugenioides isolate CCC68of chromosome 4, Ceug_1.0, whole genome shotgun sequence, the genomic stretch cactctctatgagtccaaaattggaaaacttggtaccgttgaaaactacttccaaagtactaaaagtttctagaagacacttttccatgattccaaacggaaggtattcaaaatttgtctcaaagttgctgttttggcttGCGATCCAgttttggggttggtttttggcaaagtttggaaattcgaaaaaattcacacaatgtgaactagcctctgaaattttgaaatcaattagagtcataaacaaagtttaaaacacaacaagcggaataagaatcggagttttgagcaccaagatatagtagctcaaagttgctgaaaaattgaaacttttaggcaatttccaagttcaaatcaaaaactttgggactttggttaaGCATTGAAACGGACTCAGAATGGCACTGAATttagcagtattacactaccatataagggctattcctctgtcgaatttcatgaaaaaatacgtacgggaagtcagttaacaaagtcacgaaattttctaaattttcaatGCAAAGCTGCCTTATGCTACCATTTCCCTTTTCTAAATCATTTGGCTAATGaaatattttcaaacatggttcatttgtgtagacaatgtctaagTAACATTCAAGATACATTTTcttaggtgattaacaccaaaaattttgaaataacaagtcccaagtcaagaTTGGCCATTCGgctaagagaaaaggaaaagttttccagattcgaaGAGCAATTTTGGGACATCTTTTGgatatcaaaatggtcttagaatatcgccaaattttgtacaattaaacctccatatgaggactactcctctatcaaatttcatttgaaaattcacacgggaaggtagttaactaaagcatcaaagttcaagaaatttcccaaggcaaaactgtcttctagctcttctttcctttttaaacattttgtccaatgcaaccaacccaaatctagtttatttgtgaaacaaagtccaaggaacatctaatataaagtttggtagatgttggatatcaaagtttccaaaacaacaagtcccaaatcaagctaggccatttaactagccaaaaagagggtttttactcactgcatcagtttcgaaatatggccacaactcactcaattcaacttggaattgagcattgTTGGTagtgttgaaaactagattcataaagctacaatttctctgaagaaataattttcaaaatctgtccacaactagctcatatttgagcatcaatttgctgctcaaaacagagcttccagtgAACTAGCGAAACAGGGCAGCCAAGTTCAAATGGTTGGTACGGTTCACTCGGGTGGAATCAGGACATGcatttttataccattggaaagctgggaatgtctagtttcgagtgccacaaatggcactcgattttgacatcggagtaaaaagttatggctgaaacaaaaacactgcctggGTAATCCGGGaacaatttccagttttgaagccttttcgaaaattcaacttttggccaaccaaatcaagtaatttttggtggaaactttctacacaacctatacaacatatatacatcataaacaagtcaattgaACCACTGAAAAGTGCTCAAAAGCACACGAAAATGACAGGGGCAGTTTCGGAATATTTTTGCTCATCACCTCCTTTGAGTTTCCTTTCACCAATACAACTtatttccactaatttaagcactaaaccgatattaataacatcaaaactcatGAAATCAGTCCTCAAGTCattgtgggagttcatagagcccacacaccaaaatccatcaatctaaagctacccacatgaaatTATGAACTTATAAGCGCTAGATAACTTCCATAAACAAAGGTTTAAGAGGTTGATCGTTGTTTACCTCCTTGGATGATTTGAGCAGAAAATTTCGGTCACTCTAAgcccaagaaaaaccgtgaaatGAAGCTCTCCTCCAAgctcaagtgaatctccaagttgttTACTAGTTGTAGTTAAATTTTGGAGTAATTTGGGTGAGAAATGAGGGAGTTGTTGAAGAAGAATTTTGGTTGTCTTCTTCCTTGGAGTGATGCACGGCTGgtagagaagaaaagaaaggttgTTACAGCTGCAAaagcttcttgaggaagcttaAGATTGTGTGGCTAAGAATACTCTAAAAGTCAACTAAGACTAGTGTgcatacgcgcgcgtttcgtgctcgttttCTCTCGGATTTATTTCACttatgcactaaacctctaatgcactttcattcatactattattattcactcttaatagtctaaaaataatggtcttaagtccctcaattaatcgcgcgcgtaaaaatgtgtacttccgatttaagcgcgataaagtgaaatctccaagaaattcttataacgatagtataactaactatcacttgagcacttaaacataaaaatacctacttcaagactaatgtacaagtctccaatttttcaatctcattgtactctcaaatcggctATAGTCTCCAAAcacgtattcactattctcactaatctagctttccaaaaattaatttttaaaacaagtcattttaaaatatatgcaagtcgtagttccatgtaaatggatccaaaaaggttggaataaaatattcagagaaaacaggtgagtaaataattaattaagccagtaaaataaaataagaataagaaaaattgcgggtcctcacatttATTGATATGTGATCTGATCTGCATAGttctttttttatgtttttttagaattttttataCATTAAATGTACTAATTAGTAATAGTTTAATATCTTGTTTCTTATCTTTATATCTATATTCTCTTTGAAAATAGGTTTCTTTGCATATGGTTTTAAGTTTTTAAACATATTGTCATATAATTTATGAATAAAAATTGTAGAAGAAATACTAAATCTTATTAGTTTAaatcaaaataagaaaaaaaaatatgaaagttacTTTATATTGAAACAAAAAAAGTTAATATTTCCCATTGAACGAACAACCTATGAAAATTACGATGTTCTGCACTAAGCCACCGTCTACGTTGGGTTGGGTTGATTTTACGGGAGGCGAAGCCAAAAGAGCCCAAGAAATGACACTAGAAAAAGAGACGGAGGCGTCTAATTTTGTGTTTCCTAAAAGCAAGGCAACATTAAAGgctgaccaaaaaaaaaaactacactTGCTTTTGCGAGTTTCCAAAGTGGTGAAAAATTATTTATCTTTGTGCAACAaacatattattttttttcttttgaaaagtCCAGCAAAGATTAGTTGTAGACGTATATTCTATTTATTCTTATGTCTCAtttgtgtatatttataatattctGACTCAGTAGCAGAGAGTGGGGGCAATTTAGACGATTAAGacaaattttttgttaaaaaattttaataaccAGTATGATAGTTGTgtgaattttgttaaaattatataatattttacAATAATAACAACTAGAtgacaaaaaaattttgtatGGTAGATAacaaaaatttttacatttatttttATGTACTAAAAGTTTTGAATCCTAAATTGCCAACTAGTATTTGACTTCATTTGAAACATGCGATTGTTTATAAACTTAAGTGATAGCAGTAGACTTCAGGAACTCAGAAGGGCAAAATACTTTGGGCCCGGGGCCGGGGGGGGAGGGTTGCAATTTTAGGATAggattaaaaaattaaaatttttttagtcaattttaaaAATTCTTCAAAGTTCAGGGGAAAACCTTTCTTGTTGTCGCTTTGGACTTGATTATGACTAGACTTTAGCCAAATCTTTTAAATTTTATCTGCATATAACCgagtactccctccgtcccaaaaTTTGGGTCGCTTTTTGGGAAACACACTTTTTATGTACAGTAGCATAATGGGACACACTTATCTGATTATTCCAATCGTGCCCTTTGTTGTCCGTGGAGTAAAATAACAAGCTGTTGGGTGTTGGGGACCACTTGCCATTAAGACATTTGACTAAAAGGCAAAGACAAGTTAAAGTAAAGCAAACATCCGTTTCCAACTCTAGCTATTCCTCTGTATGCTTGGGTTTCATAAAATCAACAAGATCAGTTACAGAAGATTGACAATGGAAAAAGGTAAGATTTCTACAATTCCGTCTATCACTTTGTTggtgctttttttttattttcattttgttttatgATCTTTTGATCAATTTGAAGTAGATAATCTTGAGACTTAGCATAATTTAGCTAATCTTTTATTTGGCGCCATTTgttgtttttccctttttttcttgaaatttggcGGTTCATTGAAAATTTGTAGATGCATTTTTTTAAGCTTTTTGTTTCTCACGTTTCTTATAAATAGATTTTGGAAGCTGATAATTCTGATGCCTTTATTCTCTATATAATGAGATTATAGAGAGATTCGTCTATTGCACAAATTCTGTTTGATAATATTCCCCAATGAACATGGATAATCATAGTTTTCAAAATTATGAAATCTCTAGGAAAAAGTTGACAAATCAGCAAAGGCAAGCCATATTTGAAGCATTATTGCAATATAGTTATGGTGGACAACTAGAAAGAGGATTAACCAAAGTTATTGCAACACAGTTCAAAATCAGCACGAGGACAGTACAAAGAATTTGGGAAAGAGCAAAGTCTTCAATCATTAATGGAGGCTCGGTTGACATCTCTCGCAGGTTTCCTAAGAGGGCAGGACGCAAAAGGGTAGAGATAGACTTCAGCACTATCATGGAAATACCTCTACGGTGTCGAACAAATATTCGTTCTCTATCAACCAAAATGAAAGTTGCCAAGTCCACTCTTCATCGACGAATAAAAGAAGGTGTTATCAAAGCACATTCAAATGCATTAAAGCCTCACCTTACTGATGACAATAAATTGGTAAGACTCAAATTTTGTTTGTCAATGCTTCAACAAGAGAGTCTTAATGATGCACCTGTTTTCGAAAACATGTGCAATATGGTTCATATCGATGAAAAGTGGTTCTACATGACTAAGGAGTCTGAGAAATACTACCTACATCCTGAAGAAGAACACCCTATGAGGACTTGTAGGAGTAAAAAGTTTATTGTTAAGGTTATGTTTCTAGCTGCAGTTGCTCGACCTCGCTTTGATTGTTCTAGAAACAAGCACTTTGATGGGAAAATTGGAATATTTCCTTTTGCCTTCAAAGAACCAGCTAAAAGGAATAGCAAAAATCGTGTTGCTGGTACTCTAGAAACAAAGCCTATCCTATCAGTGACCAAGGAAGTGTATAGAAGGTGCTTAATTGATAATGTTTTGCCTGCAATTCGTGCTAAATGGCCACAAAGTGATGTTATCAGCCCTATCTTCATCCAACAAGATAATGCAAAACCACATATTGATCCAATGGATGTTGAGTTCATAGAAGCTGCCACAAGAGAAGGTTTTGATATTCGTTTATCATTTCAACCACCTAATAGCCCTGATATGAATGTTCTTGATCTTGGGTATTTTAGAGCCATTCAATCACTCCAGCATCAAGAAGCACCTAACTCTATTGACGAACTAATTTCTGCTGTTGAAAAGTCTTTCGATGAATTATCATCTGAAAGTCTCAACAATGTGTTCTTAACCTTACAACTATGTATGCTTGAGGTGATGAAGAATTGTGGAGGGAATAATTACAAAGTTCCACATATTGGGAAGCAACGGTTGATAAGAGATGGAAATCTTCCTTTGCAAATTGGATGTGATAAGGAGCTTATTGACAAAATCATCCATTATCTGCAAGCATGAATGTACTGGTATTGGTTAGAATTTCCATATTATTTAAACTTTGCTAACTTCTAAATTATGATAAAGGTAGTGATAATGCTATCTAACTTATGattgatttctttttctctatttTGTTCTGAAGGTATATCAAGTCATGGATCAAGTTTCTGGACTTGGATTATGCTAACGCTTTTTGTGCAGAACAAGGGACTTGACTTTTGCTATTAAtgcttttgtacaaaacagGAGACTTGACTTTTGCTAGACTTTTGCTACTAAtgcttttgtacaaaacagGGGACTTGACTTTTGCTAGACTTTTGGTACTAATGCTTTTGTACGACTTGGCTTTTGCTAGACTTTGCTACTAatgcttttgtgcaaaacaggGGGCTTGACTTTTGGTCCTAAGTTATTTTTGAGGGTTGCTTATAAGATTTGGTTGTCACTCGAATCCATTTTAGGGGCAtagattttgtattttgttgatTTGTATAGACAACCATGAACTCTTGGAAGCAATGAGCAGTAAATGTTATTTTAGTCTTGGTGCTTTCAAATTAATGCCTTGCTTGGATGTTTAGGATTTCAACGTAATACGCATtagttgatcattttattttttctttgataTTTTTTTCACTCTATTTATTTGTTAGTTTGATACTAGAGGCAAATTTAAGAGCAAGAACACAAGTTATAGGACAaattttaccttttcttttttcacctttacattaaaaaaattaaatagtgATAAACAAAAGGGTAAGGAATGCATCTAGCattctttatttgtttatccaaaaaaaaacttgatttgTATTATTGTAAGAAATTTGttcttttgttaaaaaaaaaagatagaaagacAAGAAACAAAACTTTCATTGCATCTGCAAACACTTGTGTAGCTTGAAAAgagtaaagaaagaaaaaaaatgaaaaacaagcaaaaagaagaaaaaaggaaaaaaaaaaacaaagatttGAAGTGcaggaaaagaaatggaaatgaaaacaaaaaaaaaaaaaaagcaaggaaaaagaagaaaaaagaaatacagTAACAAAGATTTGAAGTCCAAGAAAAGTAacggaaataaaaaaaaacgcaAGGAGCTAAATGTGTTATGGCAGGGCCCATCATAATTGTTTAGtgcaattttgacttttcaataGAAGGGTATAACTGGAAAGTAATTTTAAAAGTAGTTTGACTTTTTTAAAGTGACTCAAATTTTGGGACAAGTAAAAAGTGGAAATATGACATTaacaatgggacggagggagtattattTATCAGTTAttgttaaaattttaaactCTATTTGGATAATATTTGGAAAGAATGAACTTAAACTATAGTTACAGTTACATTAAAATCAGTCCATGGATTAATATCAAGGGTTTAAGTTTGACTGGTTGTTTGCATCAGATCTCAGATTCTCTATATTTGTGTACACTAGATATAGatcctttctttgtttcctTTGGAAATAGACAACTGGTTAGTAAAACAAacttttggtcaatttttgaagggaaaatttggaaaaacaCAATAGGAAAAATTAGTATTCATTAGCTAGgtgtaaattttcaaaaaattgttaGGTAGATTAAAGGTTATAGTTCATAAATAATAAATTTAGTTTGTAAAAACATGTGAAGTGACCGTAATTGCATATACCAAGACTTGTATGTGTACGTGCACTTGCACCATATGTGCACACGTGAGTATACATATGTGCACATATGTCGATTTAAATGTGAATATTCgaatgtgtatatatatttaagAAATTGTCAATTTTTATTTATAAGGACGTTACAATTCAATGAAATATACATTACTATGAAAAGAATTCAGTCATTTAACAATAAATTTATTACCTATGTTAATTGGTAAATAATAACCCATACCCCGTTCCAAAATTCACCTGATGTTACACtcatcttttgaatttttaatttttctgttcccattttctaaattttcCCAATTTTGAAAAGTTATTAGCATAGTTTGTTTTTCTCATGAAGTACATTGGTTGAGGTACATAAGGattgcaaaattttccttcaaaGAGGTACATTTCATATCTAATAGGATCTGTACTAGTAGAAAACGAAACATTATGAGCACCTAACAAAAAATTTGTAGACCAACATCCTTCCGTGATGACTCCCTCGTGTGTAACTCACTCAACCAAGAAAAGACTTGagcacaatccaaacaagggcAAGAAAGATACTTCCGTACTTTCGACAATTATTAAACTTTTGTGTATCTTAATTATGTATACCCCGCCCTCGCagtgaatcaactatatttGTAgttaaaccatacctactctcgtggttatgataTTAATTACAAgctcatttcttcaatgaaattatatgaaacaagtcactaaagccacaaaggtgcacctctactctcgtgagtgtactacctaggtttatcacttctttgaactagtgttaaattccaattttcattgcaaacttaacaccttaagataatcacaattaatggtcagttaatcatgattagataagcaaaagtgataaataatttgttcaaaataatatcaccaagtagccaagtaaacatcacaaaCAGGATAtggcaagttcaaccataactctaggcataaacttaactaaacatgaagaaaataaaagaaagatccatacttgtattataactaaacataaGATGCAATACAAGAAATAAAGTGATAGGAGAAATGTCACCCATGTCACTTGAACTCCATgctctccatcttcatcctcaaCTTCATCTAAGTTtagctacaaatacaagaaggaaacactaccctaactaatgaactaagaaaaactagtgaaagctacatttctggtgagtttctctagccttccaaagttatcTTGAATCTTGCAAGTCCATAGCTATATGTAGATGAatgtggtcaagaaatgaggcttgaaacatcccttttacagctgctaattggttGTCACACGTTCATCAATAGTTGTGAATTATTGGAGGAGGAAATAAGTTGAACAAGTGGAGAGCAGCCATTTCTCACCAGAATCTGGccacttcaactgctattttcagCTCGGTGgactgagatatgatcaaaataccagTAACTGGTCATAGCTCTATTGTCAGCTTTTGACAGCAGACTTTGACTTCTATATTTCTACTTTTTGACTAGGAATacggctgaactggactttgatatCTCCATACCAAAtatagatctatctcttagcttcaaaatcgTTCAGGAATCATCTTAATCCAATGTgtgtagctcaagatatagccgaaataccacAGGTtgccaaagctgacttttcttacattcttttgttcttaattgcatttcctcttttgtacttcatattctatttttatcacttaaaaccatcatcaatcatccaattatcttctcaatgcactcaATTTGTTGATTGAATTGTTAAACCtacaaaacatgaagtttttaccataaaaatccataaaaatgcaattttcacactttaaaccacaaaatacgcattttcactagaaacttagttaattagctataaaactaaataaaacacaccaaaactaactaataaaacacacttaaaatacgtaaaatatctacttgtcaaatacccccacacttgaaccattgcttgtcctcaagcaattagaaatacaaaccaacaatgattccaaattttgaacataaacatatgtgcaccattcaacttcatttcctcaaaaacaaggtaaataaccattatgtaATCATCCATTAATCCTcgagtactcataatatcaagtaaaggagagccaattataccgctATTgtaacaaattcaagtcaatttctcatccttgcccaatttcacaagcaagtaacTCATATAGTCAATAAAATACAccctaaacccatgatcatcttcttattttgcttaaagagggatttattgaTATAACATAGCTAAATAtatacttaagttgtgaaagtgccttttgacgcgacgatcgacatttttagataaAGATcgccggttactcaacacttcataTACTCAAATTGccttgcatactcttaattcaagtaccatttgacgcgaaagtcgacatttgtagatgaagactcccggttactaagcacaagaatcattggagtaggacaactcttatttttttttttttcttttcttcttttttttctttttttttattttcattttgttttctctttttttttttagtaaataTAATAATTAgtccctcaaaagaataatcatgagaagagtattgcaattattgaccatatttatcacttaacttataaaatcaaataaagagaagaaattttatcaaatatgcaaaatgtgggcataattttctccactttataagatatattttcctataaatgcacaaattataatcacataataatcattttcaagtaaattgagaaaagaagtttccaaataaCATATATTTACGTCaaaagtagaaggaatttgaactactaaaggtatggaacttgttacccatttggataaaattgaaaaaaattgaaacttttgGGGCATTTTTGCAATTTTGCAACCAACAAGTCAATCACATTCAATGTATAtgatctcaattctcccccccccccacacttaacatgcacattgtcctcaatgtgtaaaaaggaaaatcaaaataaagaaagtaatactcctcTATTGATGTGATTGAAGTGCGCAAAGTAAAAAGTTCACGAGCCATTGTCCGGTTATCTCCACAACTTCATTAGTTCCATTAGTGAtgtaaacctaaaaatggaaaatgagaaataaAGGTGATAACAAAGGCATTAACAAACATATAACAGCGATCCGTAACTCCTAAGCCTTTGTGGTGGTGACGTTCctataaaaaatacacaatCAACTACTCAAGGTACAAGGGAATacatgaggaaaagaagaagaagagaatcaaggaacctgcatttttctttaaaaacatCCTTAAAAACGCGACTGCAGAAAAAGCGCCTATGAACTCGTGTTTTGGAGTCGCGTTTTCTGCTTTAATGATGCAGAATAGAATACGTGACTTAAACGAATACGTGACTTTGAGTCGCGTATTGAAGTTGCGTTTTCTTTGTTGTTGGTGCAGAATTGAATATGCGGCTCATGaatacgcgacttcaagtcgcgtatTTTTGAGCTCGTGTTTTCAATTTCTACAGTTTTCTGCAGAAATGTTGTAACTTTCCAAAAATATAACTTTTACCCCAAATgctcaaaatgcattctagaccatttttttaccaaaattatCAATGCGCGCACATGTAacatgatcaaaacatgcattttatccCTTTCTAACGAATAAAAAACAACgtttactcaaatcgaggggttgaattccttgatcaaatttcgcctttttcacctcatttggtcacttttgcttctatttcccaaaactacaaaagaaaaacaacaaaataacttaaaaacataattgaaatataaaatcacaccaaaataacataatatactaaaacattgggttgcctcccaacaagcgcttttgtttatagtcgttgacTCGACTATTGaatctcatttttcaaggaggcttagttaatgaataatccacCAATTTAgatcgtggtggatcattaaaaggtggcttaatagcaaaagtcacataattaaatgataagagagatggaagtgacttacttatctcaagtgtttcatagatattatctTGAATGTGTATCACTTGAGAACTCACCAAAGGAACGTCCGCATGGCTTTCTTGGGCTATAATacctttaaaacctatactctCAATATATACACTCCTCACAAGGGGTGTATTGAGTCATTAAATCTCACCTCTTGAGATtcaaagttagtttcaaaggtactatcatgtgaaatggactcTTTTTCATTGAAACTCATATTAGATGCatcattttcaccaaaatataatccattttcacatacaacactCCCACCATTCATGAtaggatcattttgcatatcattagaagaaataacttcacaaaaTGCATGCAATTGCTCTTGTAtactaccaaagtgagaagttaattcatctatccTTTCCTCGATCCTAGCAAAATGGTCGGAAGTCGCATTAGCTagtttttctaaagctaactcctaAGATGGcctagaatcattagctaatggttcactttctaattccTAAGGTAaaggtgcattagctaacctTTCTATTGCCATTTCCCAAGATGATTTAGATTCAAATTGGACATATTcgggttggtaatcataaaaacatgGAGAATTgctatatgcacattgattatcccaaccataagcataaGAACTGCTCAAATTAGcaccatattgatcaaaataaggattgtaatgccctaattcatcataataatccacattttatGCTTGTCTACGTGTATAGgtagcatgataatctccacacaagtcacaaatcatatgattcgaattaaaagtattaacattcctcttttgctcaatttcatgcataatagTGTCCATTTGAATTTGTAATGTTATAACATCAAGTTTAGCCCTTAAGCActttaaaccatcttcaaacgACATACCTTCGGTAATTTTTTGgttaccttgattcaaggagCTTTGCACATAGTAACCATCCATTGTCGATCTTTCTTCTCTCATGCATGGTCTCCTCATGTTTTCTACTCTCCTTGAGCCCCTAAACATGCTTtcaaaataactaaaaaaaagTTTAGTCAAAGAGAATAGATGACTctaaacacataaaaaaaagCATACACAAAGACTCAAAAAGacactaaaaacaaaaattaagacaCTAGACACTACAGATACAagaaaaacaagtaaaaaatgtctaaattaataaagttgctcttaaCACCAATATTGACAAATCTTCCTCAGCAATggtgccaaaaacttgacgtgcgcggggtatacatatcaATTTAGTTCATCCAcattcaagttttacatttataaactcctaaataccccacactcGATTTGTCGCAAGTATAcaaatcgtgagcgagtatagggtattaagggtcgattccacagagAAGATTGCAACTACCGGtgattttcgaactcctttattatttagactataaacatgaagtaaaagtaataaaattaacactagaaaactccttgaggtatggaattccttactactcttgcaaataaAGTTACCGGTTAAGtcaatgctattatcttggctagttatggcgtaatttcctcatgtatgtgaaacctactctcgtagtaaatcaactatacttgtagctaaaccatacctactctcatgGTTATGATATTAATTACaagctcatttcttctatgaaattacatgaaacaagtcactaaagccacaaaggtgcacctctactctcgtgagtgtactacCTAGGTTTAtaacttctttgaactagtgttaaattctaattttcattgcaaacttaacaccttaagataatcacaattaatggccagttaatcatgattagataagcaaaagtgataaataatttgttcaaaataatatcaccaagtagccaagtaaacatcacaaaCAGGATAtggcaagttcaaccataactctaggcataaacttaactaaacatgaagaaaataaaagaaagatccatacttgtattataactaaacataaGATGCAATACAAGAAATAAAGTGATAGGAGAAATGTCACCCATGTCACTTGAACTCCATgctctccatcttcatcctcaaCTTCATCTAAGTTtagctacaaata encodes the following:
- the LOC113769299 gene encoding uncharacterized protein LOC113769299, translating into MDNHSFQNYEISRKKLTNQQRQAIFEALLQYSYGGQLERGLTKVIATQFKISTRTVQRIWERAKSSIINGGSVDISRRFPKRAGRKRVEIDFSTIMEIPLRCRTNIRSLSTKMKVAKSTLHRRIKEGVIKAHSNALKPHLTDDNKLVRLKFCLSMLQQESLNDAPVFENMCNMVHIDEKWFYMTKESEKYYLHPEEEHPMRTCRSKKFIVKVMFLAAVARPRFDCSRNKHFDGKIGIFPFAFKEPAKRNSKNRVAGTLETKPILSVTKEVYRRCLIDNVLPAIRAKWPQSDVISPIFIQQDNAKPHIDPMDVEFIEAATREGFDIRLSFQPPNSPDMNVLDLGYFRAIQSLQHQEAPNSIDELISAVEKSFDELSSESLNNVFLTLQLCMLEVMKNCGGNNYKVPHIGKQRLIRDGNLPLQIGCDKELIDKIIHYLQA